The DNA region CCAAATCGCCATCAGAATCAAAGAATTTACCGGTTCCGCTACGTTTATCCTCTTTCCATTGGCCAGCGTACTTTTCGCCGTTTGGCCAGTAATACGTACCAAATCCGCTGCGTTTATCGTTTTTGTAGGTACCAATGTAATATTCGCCATCAGGCCAGTAGAACGTTCCTTCGCCATCGCGCTGGTTGTCCGCCCATTGCCCTTCGTAACGACTGCCGCTATCCAAAAGTGCAATTCCGTAACCGTTGGCTTTTCCATTTTTTACCTTGCCAACATAGTGCATTAAGTTGCCTTTCGCACTTTTAAATTTTAGGTATTGGCCAGAAGATTTATCCTTCATCTGTTTCTTCAAACGGGCCAATTGTACTTTGGTTTTCTCCAGTGAAAAGTTTAAAGAATCATATTTACGTACTTCACTTGCCGTAGCTCTGGTTGGTTTTGGCAAACTGTCCAATTCCGCTTTTAACGAATCTTCTTTTGGTCGGGCTCCGGACTTCACTTGTGCCAATTTCTGCGCCAAGGCAATACGTAACGGAATTCCCATTTTATTTTCTTCCCTCACCTTTAAAGAGGCCGTATACG from Zobellia alginiliquefaciens includes:
- a CDS encoding MORN repeat-containing protein; protein product: MKKNIAIYVILAASIGCSLFYFIKSNSLKQQLEEAQVQQGQISEELDEYEKLAIIDSMLLEGKYDSAIESYTASLKVREENKMGIPLRIALAQKLAQVKSGARPKEDSLKAELDSLPKPTRATASEVRKYDSLNFSLEKTKVQLARLKKQMKDKSSGQYLKFKSAKGNLMHYVGKVKNGKANGYGIALLDSGSRYEGQWADNQRDGEGTFYWPDGEYYIGTYKNDKRSGFGTYYWPNGEKYAGQWKEDKRSGTGKFFDSDGDLVAGGEWSDDKLVEINDR